A window from Nothobranchius furzeri strain GRZ-AD chromosome 17, NfurGRZ-RIMD1, whole genome shotgun sequence encodes these proteins:
- the LOC107373459 gene encoding zinc finger protein 845, translating to MEGEHLHLNKETDAARFQSFSHKTHLNKHTRVHTKQKHFACEHCGQRFHQKNNLTTHMRVHTGQTHFACELCGKRFRQKTTLNIHMRVHTGEKPFPCELCGVRFSQKTTLNSHMRVHTGQKPFACELCGKKFSLKSTLNGHMRVHTEQKPFPCELCGTRFSHKTNLNRHMRVHTGQKPFPCELCEQRFTLKSTLNSHMSVHTGEKPFPCELCGTRFSQKTTLNIHMRVHTGEKPFPCELCGARFSRKTTLNIHMRAHTGQKPFACELCEKKFSLKSTLNSHMRVHTEQKPFPCELCGTRFSHKTNLNRHMRAHTGQKPFACELCGKKFSLKSTLNRHMRVHTGQKPFACKLCGKKFSLKSTLNSHMRVHTEQKPFPCELCGTRFSHKTNLNSHMRVHTEQKPFPCELCGTRFSHKTNLNRHMRVHTGQKPFACELCGKKFSLKSTLNSHMRVHTGQKPFPCELCGMRFRQKSHLNSHMSVHRGEKPFPCEHCGQRFHQKTFLTTHMRVHTGQKPFPCELCGVRFSQKTTLNRHMRVHTGQKPFACELCGTRFCQKTTLNSHMTVHTGQKPFACELCGMRFSHQTTLNRHMRVHTGEKPFPCELCGTRFSQKTTLNSHMTVHTGQKPFACELCGTRFSHQTTLNRHMRAHTGFSPVSSVEKI from the coding sequence atggagggagagcatctccatttgaataaggagactgatgctgccaggtttcaatcctttagccataaaacacatttaaacaaacacacaagaGTTCACacaaagcagaaacattttgCTTGTGAGCACTGTGGACAACGGTTTCACCAAAAGAATAATTTaaccacacacatgagagtccacacgggACAGACacattttgcttgtgagctctgtggaaagagaTTTAgacaaaagacaactttaaacattcacatgagagtccacacaggagagaagccctttccttgtgagctctgtggagtgagatttagccaaaagacaactttaaacagtcacatgagagtccacacaggacagaagccttttgcctgtgagctctgtggaaagaaatttagcttaaagtcaactttaaatggtcacatgagagtccacacagaacagaagccctttccttgtgagctctgtggaacgagatttagccataagacaaatttaaacagacacatgagagtccacacaggacagaagccctttccttgtgagctctgtgaacaaagatttaccttaaagtcaactttaaacagtcacatgagtgtccacacaggagagaagccctttccttgtgagctctgtggaacgagatttagccaaaagacaactttaaacattcacatgagagtccacacaggagagaagccctttccttgtgagctctgtggagcgagatttagccgaaagacaactttaaacattcacatgagagcccacacaggacagaagccttttgcctgtgagctctgtgaaaagaaatttagcttaaagtcaactttaaatagtcacatgagagtccacacagaacagaagccctttccttgtgagctctgtggaacgagatttagccataagacaaatttaaacagacacatgagagcccacacaggacagaagccttttgcctgtgagctctgtggaaagaaatttagcttaaagtcaactttgaacagacacatgagagtccacacaggacagaagccttttgcctgcaagctctgtggaaagaaatttagcttaaagtcaactttaaacagtcacatgagagtccacacagaacagaagccctttccttgtgagctctgtggaacgagatttagccataagacaaatttaaacagtcacatgagagtccacacagaacagaagccctttccttgtgagctctgtggaacgagatttagccataagacaaatttaaacagacacatgagagtccacacaggacagaagccttttgcctgtgagctctgtggaaagaaatttagcttaaagtcaactttaaacagtcacatgagagtccacacaggacagaaaccctttccttgtgagctctgtggaatgaGATTTAgacaaaagtcacatttaaacagtcacatgagtgtccatagaggagagaagccctttccttgtgagcactgtggacaaaggtttcaccaaaagacttttttaaccacacacatgagagtccacacaggacagaagccctttccttgtgagctctgtggagtgagatttagccaaaagacaactttaaaccgtcacatgagagtccacacaggacagaagccttttgcctgtgagctctgtggaacgagattttgccaaaagacaactttaaacagtcacatgacagtccacacaggacagaagccttttgcctgtgagctctgtggaatgaGATTTAGCCatcagacaactttaaacagacacatgagagtccacacaggagagaagccctttccttgtgagctctgtggaacgagatttagccaaaagacaactttaaacagtcacatgacagtccacacaggacagaagccttttgcctgtgagctctgtggaacgagatttagccatcagacaactttaaacagacacatgagagcccACACTGGTTTTTCGCCTGTGAGTTCGGTGGAAAAGATTTAg